In the Scylla paramamosain isolate STU-SP2022 chromosome 14, ASM3559412v1, whole genome shotgun sequence genome, one interval contains:
- the LOC135106724 gene encoding uncharacterized protein LOC135106724, with the protein MVVVIMQREVFHAPFFTSWFCTTWTGLFCPSCLACHFCFRRDKDSLKVSLKTIAQNFRDRGVTFTEGGVPRALLHLLVLHDLDGALLPVLPRLPLLLPEGQGLTQGLPQNHRAELQGPRRHFQQVHDPVVPLLHAVAGDRLHARLLASDPRLH; encoded by the exons CAGAGGGAGGTGTTCCACGCgcccttcttcacctcctggtTTTGCACGACCTGGACGGGGCTCTTCTGCCCGTCCTGCCTCGCCTGCCACTTCTGCTTCCGGAGGGACAAGGACTCACTCAAGGTCTCCCTCAAAACCATCGCGCAGAACTTCAGGGACCGCGGCGTCACTTTCa CAGAGGGAGGTGTTCCACGCgcccttcttcacctcctggtTTTGCACGACCTGGACGGGGCTCTTCTGCCCGTCCTGCCTCGCCTGCCACTTCTGCTTCCGGAGGGACAAGGACTCACTCAAGGTCTCCCTCAAAACCATCGCGCAGAACTTCAGGGACCGCGGCGTCACTTTCa GCAAGTTCATGACCCGGTGGTGCCTCTTCTGCATGCTGTGGCTGGTGACAGACTACATGCACGTCTACTCGCTTCGGATCCTCGACTGCACTGA